A genomic window from Rattus norvegicus strain BN/NHsdMcwi chromosome 9, GRCr8, whole genome shotgun sequence includes:
- the Ptp4a1 gene encoding protein tyrosine phosphatase type IVA 1 isoform X1 gives MARMNRPAPVEVTYKNMRFLITHNPTNATLNKFIEELKKYGVTTIVRVCEATYDTTLVEKEGIHVLDWPFDDGAPPSNQIVDDWLSLVKIKFREEPGCCIAVHCVAGLGRAPVLVALALIEGGMKYEDAVQFIRHGAELLTASNFCTWRSTVLKCGSASRIPTVIETTVVFNKTGVPDAIALEEELQMGPDLLFTQCVHLPVEAPGEY, from the exons ATGGCTCGAATGAACCGCCCTGCTCCTGTGGAAGTCACATACAAGAACATGAGATTTCTTATTACACACAATCCAACCAATGCGACCTTAAACAAATTTATAGAG GAACTTAAGAAGTATGGAGTTACCACAATAGTAAGAGTATGCGAAGCAACTTACGACACTACTCTTGTGGAGAAAGAAGGCATTCATGTTCTT GACTGGCCTTTTGATGATGGTGCACCACCATCCAACCAGATTGTTGATGACTGGTTAAGTCTTGTGAAGATTAAGTTTCGTGAAGAACCTGGTTGCTGTATTGCTGTCCATTGTGTCGCAGGCCTTGGCAG AGCTCCGGTGCTTGTTGCCCTAGCATTAATTGAAGGTGGAATGAAATATGAAGATGCAGTACAATTCATAAGACA CGGCGCGGAGCTTTTAACAGCAAGCAACTTCTGTACCTGGAGAAGTACCGTCCTAAAATGCGGCTCCGCTTCAAGGATTCCAACGGTCATAGAAACAACTGTTGTATTCAATAAAACTGGGGTGCCTGATGCCATTGCCTTGGAAGAGGAACTTCAGATGGGACCTGATTTGTTATTTACCCAATGTGTCCACTTACCTGTGGAAGCTCCAGGGGAATATTGA
- the Ptp4a1 gene encoding protein tyrosine phosphatase type IVA 1, with product MARMNRPAPVEVTYKNMRFLITHNPTNATLNKFIEELKKYGVTTIVRVCEATYDTTLVEKEGIHVLDWPFDDGAPPSNQIVDDWLSLVKIKFREEPGCCIAVHCVAGLGRAPVLVALALIEGGMKYEDAVQFIRQKRRGAFNSKQLLYLEKYRPKMRLRFKDSNGHRNNCCIQ from the exons ATGGCTCGAATGAACCGCCCTGCTCCTGTGGAAGTCACATACAAGAACATGAGATTTCTTATTACACACAATCCAACCAATGCGACCTTAAACAAATTTATAGAG GAACTTAAGAAGTATGGAGTTACCACAATAGTAAGAGTATGCGAAGCAACTTACGACACTACTCTTGTGGAGAAAGAAGGCATTCATGTTCTT GACTGGCCTTTTGATGATGGTGCACCACCATCCAACCAGATTGTTGATGACTGGTTAAGTCTTGTGAAGATTAAGTTTCGTGAAGAACCTGGTTGCTGTATTGCTGTCCATTGTGTCGCAGGCCTTGGCAG AGCTCCGGTGCTTGTTGCCCTAGCATTAATTGAAGGTGGAATGAAATATGAAGATGCAGTACAATTCATAAGACA AAAGCGGCGCGGAGCTTTTAACAGCAAGCAACTTCTGTACCTGGAGAAGTACCGTCCTAAAATGCGGCTCCGCTTCAAGGATTCCAACGGTCATAGAAACAACTGTTGTATTCAATAA